One window of Athalia rosae chromosome 2, iyAthRosa1.1, whole genome shotgun sequence genomic DNA carries:
- the LOC105687812 gene encoding cytochrome b-c1 complex subunit 2, mitochondrial: protein MACSAVRAPLLRNTAVRHYAAAAATQCAPALTPDIQIVGNKITVATVDTESPVAQVSIVFKAGSRNETYETQGTSHMLRLAAGLSTHRSTAFGITRNIQQIGGNLTAVADRESIAYTLQCTRDKLSLGLKFLEEVTIRQAFKPWELNDQIPRLRYELSTIPETTRVLELLHKAAYRKGLGYSLYSPKQRIGKISPETLQHFVNTWFTGPRCAIVATGVEQDELSEFASELEIGSSDAGGTAAQYFGGELRKERSSQLASVAVAVEGTGLNKEKDAIVYAILQRAAGTGPHVKWGSSVAPLQKIVGSAAGGDPFAVSALNASYSDSGLFGFILTAPGSVAGNLTKAATKWLRNPSLTDADIARGKVDLKAAVLFAGDNPSARHEGLVQQALLKGTALSTSAIAAEIDKITVADVKNAANKLGKGNLTLAAIGDLSTVPYINELQ from the exons ATGGCCTGCTCGGCAGTTCGAGCTCCTCTTCTGCGTAATACAGCG GTAAGGCACTatgcagctgctgctgctacgcAATGTGCGCCTGCTTTAACTCCGGATATCCAAATCGTCGGCAACAAGATCACTGTTGCCACAGTTGATACTGAAAGCCCTGTTGCCCAAGTGTCCATTGTATTCAA GGCCGGATCACGAAATGAAACCTACGAAACTCAGGGCACATCTCACATGCTCCGTTTGGCTGCAGGATTATCAACACATCGTTCTACTGCATTTGGTATTACGAGAAACATTCAGCAGATTGGGGGAAATCTTACTGCTGTAGCTGATCGTGAAAGCATTGCCTATACTCTCCAGTGCACTCGTGATAAACT GTCACTTGGACTAAAGTTTTTGGAAGAAGTGACTATACGCCAGGCATTTAAGCCATGGGAATTGAATGACCAGATCCCAAGACTACGCTATGAGCTTTCCACAATTCCAGAAACAACTCGTGTACTTGAGCTCTTGCACAAAGCTGCTTACCGCAAAGGGCTTGGGTATTCACTTTACTCTCCCAAGCAACGCATCGGGAAAATAAGCCCTGAgact CTTCAACATTTCGTTAATACCTGGTTCACTGGCCCAAGATGTGCGATCGTGGCAACTGGCGTTGAACAAGATGAACTAAGCGAGTTTGCTTCCGAACTTGAAATTGGTTCTAGTGATGCTGGTGGAACAGCTGCTCAGTATTTTGGTGGTGAACTTCGTAAGGAACGTTCTTCCCAACTTGCCAGTGTTGCGGTAGCTGTTGAGGGCACGGGATTAAATAAGGAAAAGGATGCCATTGTCTATGCCATATTGCAACGAGCTGCTGGAACCGGACCCCATGTTAAATGGGGATCGTCTGTCGCCCCTCTCCAAAAAATCGTTGGGTCCGCAGCAGGCGGTGATCCATTTGCTGTATCCGCACTAAATGCAAGCTATTCTGACTCTGGATTATTTGGATTCATCTTAACTGCTCCTGGAAGCGTAGCGGGAAAT CTTACTAAAGCAGCCACCAAATGGTTGCGGAATCCGTCATTGACGGATGCAGACATTGCCCGTGGTAAGGTAGACCTCAAAGCTGCGGTTCTTTTTGCTGGTGACAACCCTTCTGCCAGGCATGAAGGACTCGTACAGCAAGCGTTACTCAAGGGGACTGCACTTTCCACCAGTGCTATTGCCGCCGAGATTGACAAAATCACCGTTGCTGATGTCAAAAAC gCCGCCAACAAACTTGGTAAGGGTAATCTGACATTGGCTGCAATTGGCGATCTTAGCACTGTTCCATACATCAACGAATTACAATAG
- the LOC105687811 gene encoding nucleolar protein 11, protein MAKLSSYYTLCPLIDQQNLLGVEKDSKPGCVVVTLGKNIVIRYKLQDLKQLSSWSSSDRLTTQVIYDEIDNRYVAVFNENHIRVWNEHDSDLDKVKKHKFQSPFYTILRADQCPPILVRQNGSAASLSWALANRKSWNTNGILIKGENIKDCKLININKKLYLCMLTNTDEFHNYIMVPLNDNTYVEDGDNVTRIKMQRTSENLVGHTITQDNNNAYLLTLWSHGRLYSYPLIGHSAQPPPGNFLSVVTALSTKHPVIMVPLNNITIAAYGADVLEEGAVLIIYNLSFKLAQATQKLKLYTKDAKMWRVEDKLLLAANRHLAIAPYNLTPQRIEAMVGSSRHIPSGNDKVNGEDDIVVVQEMEIASWGTETTKNFKLPGSVPKELKKQLSMLVQDGLPESAIVEILIPPLVKSKDIKNIIWFLNNFGDIPEQLLVQLLSFCLTTSDDTFDSIQNGFTDSPQIVQPTGRVILLNSILSVSYSDVCLLTHLKASLGFNEILILLNYLRHTLDASQEPATHHPGTSEPTEEQLLDWASLLLDSHYQQYLLSQDPKICTLLEQLTAVLDLHFQFINDLETLRPMIERLRDGKSLVPTLHSSMKYYSIEEVKLY, encoded by the exons ATGGCTAAACTTAGCTCGTATTACACCCTGTGTCCACTCATAGATCAACAAAATCTTCTAGGCGTTGAAAAAGACTCAAAACCTGGATGTGTCGTTGTTACTTTAGGAAAAAACATTGTTATTAGATACAAG CTACAAGATTTAAAACAGCTCAGCAGCTGGTCGAGCAGCGATCGCCTGACAACACAAGTTATATACGACGAAATTGATAACCGTTATGTGGCAGTATTCAATGAAAACCACATCAGGGTATGGAATGAGCATGACAGTGACCTGGACAAGGTGAAAAAGCACAAATTCCAAAGTCCGTTTTACACAATTCTCAGAGCAGACCAATGCCCTCCAATCTTAGTTCGTCAAAATGGAAGTGCTGCTTCTTTGAGTTGGGCTTTAGCTAATCGAAAGTCTTGGAACACCAATGGAATCctaataaaaggagaaaatatcaAGGACTGCAAACTGATAAATATAAACAAGAAATTGTATCTGTGCATGCTGACTAACACGGACGAATTTCACAATTATATTATGGTTCCTTTAAACGACAACACCTACGTAGAAGATGGTGATAACGTGACTAGAATCAAGATGCAAAGAACTTCCGAGAATCTTGTAGGCCACACCATCACACAGGATAATAACAATGCCTATCTTCTTACATTGt GGTCTCATGGACGACTTTACAGCTACCCGTTAATCGGTCACTCAGCCCAACCACCCCCAGGAAACTTTTTGAGCGTAGTAACTGCTCTGAGCACAAAGCACCCAGTTATTATGGTTCCGTTAAACAATATAACTATTGCTGCTTATGGAGCAGATGTTTTGGAAGAAGGAGCAGTCTTGATTATCTACAATCTCTCTTTCAAGTTAGCTCAAGCCACGCAAAAACTCAAACTCTACACAAAAGATGCAAAAATGTGGAGAGTTGAGGACAAACTGCTCCTAGCGGCAAATCGTCATTTGGCAATTGCGCCATACAATCTGACCCCACAGAGGATTGAGGCAATGGTCGGATCCTCGCGACACATACCATCTGGTAATGACAAAGTCAATGGAGAAGATGACATCGTAGTTGTACAGGAAATGGAAATTGCAAGTTGGGGTACAGAAACTACAAAGAATTTCAAGCTTCCGGGGTCTGTACcaaaggaattaaaaaaacagcTATCCATGCTAGTTCAAGATGGACTTCCTGAAAGTGCTATAGTCGAAATTTTAATTCCTCCTCTTGTCAAGTCTAAAGATATAAAGAATATCATCTggtttttaaataattttgggGATATTCCGGAACAATTGCTGGTTCAACTTTTGTCTTTTTGCCTCACTACCTCTGACGATACATTTGATTCCATTCAAAATGGATTCACAGATTCACCTCAAATCGTTCAACCTACTGGACGAGTAATTCTACTCAACAGTATACTCAGTGTTAGTTATTCGGACGTTTGTTTGCTGACACATCTTAAAGCCAGCTTAGGATTTAACGAGATATTGATTTTGCTGAATTACCTGAGACACACTCTTGATGCATCTCAAGAACCAGCCACTCATCATCCTGGAACTTCTGAGCCTACCGAAGAACAGCTTCTAGATTGGGCCAGTCTGTTACTAGATTCACATTATCAACAGTATTTGTTATCCCAGGATCCCAAGATCTGCACATTGCTGGAGCAGCTCACCGCGGTACTTGATCTACAT TTCCAGTTCATCAATGATTTAGAAACCTTGAGGCCCATGATAGAAAGACTACGGGATGGGAAATCCCTTGTACCAACACTACATAGTtctatgaaatattattcaatagaAGAAGTAAAGCTCTACTAG
- the LOC105687799 gene encoding myotubularin-related protein 10-B produces MESKTGNNFISYVGFEQHEMQPLGSSRRNSLTENNVKLLGGEVIIATAQNVLMFAPVGDLSQGISGILSLTNFKLSFVTTDDASNEEVTHQQNHLYGYTDMCLSNIHDIYIIVGDKKRRLSSGSTIPSKVEGIFIVCKNMRTWSFSFKFSPVGCGKNLLTILLHHAFPSRHQLLFSYDYKEPYYNSMEKSVCLFRDRSDWENELQRTTRLRGNANKAWRVSTANLEFEFSISLSQYIVVPASVTDSQLMRAARHFQASRPPVWSWSNERGAALVRMSELLPTITERTQENIMIENIRKSHPQKVAPEVIELKKDLTVKSLAAGFSKFISLCSPENIRQFWLQDNNFYSLLEGTKWLKSVSYCLEKSVEASKYLSTGTSVVLQEGDSRDLCCIISSLVQLLLDPYFRTITGFQSLIQKEWVAAGHPFCDRLGHIIKANSDRSPLLLLYLDCVWQLCRQFPAEFEFTETYLTTLWDSAHICIFDTFIFNCEKDRYDAAVDPGNPLVLRSVWDWREQFNDSDILLFYNPLYSALPAKSGKSNLEPVYNIPCLELWSQCYFRWIPPLEIRNGGRNHIELYSRIVQNDINQLKVNANGSCGSPVDKVTTYLVQMNIDSFYPFSNKKSGNVISTPILNSSTLVTESLFDVQSLVTAPD; encoded by the exons ATGGAAAGCAAGACGGGTAATAATTTCATAAGCTACGTCGGTTTCGAGCAACATGAAATGCAG ccACTTGGTTCGAGCCGTCGAAATTCACTAACTGAAAACAATGTCAAGTTACTTGGGGGAGAAGTAATTATTGCAACGGCACAAAATGTTCTGATGTTTGCACCTGTTGGTGATCTGTCACAAGGAATTTCGGGAATCCTATCCCTGACAAATTTTAAGCTCAGTTTCGTCACCACAGATGATGCCAGCAATGAG GAAGTAACTCACCAGCAAAATCATCTCTATGGGTATACAGACATGTGTTTGTCCAACATTCATGATATTTACATCATAGTAGGGGATAAGAAACGACGACTGAGTTCTGGGAGCACCATACCATCAAAAGTCGAAGGGATCTTCATAGTTTGCAag AATATGAGGACGTGGTCATTCTCATTTAAGTTTTCGCCAGTCGGTTGTGGTAAAAATCTACTTACCATTCTACTGCATCACGCTTTCCCTAGTAGACATCAACTCCTCTTCTCATACGATTACAA AGAGCCATATTACAACAGCATGGAAAAAAGCGTCTGCTTGTTCAGAGATCGTTCAGACTGGGAAAACGAACTTCAGCGTACAACTAGGTTGAGAGGGAACGCAAACAAAGCATGGAGAGTATCGACTGCAAACTTAGAATTTGAATTCTCCATTAG TTTATCGCAATATATTGTAGTACCAGCATCTGTCACAGACAGTCAGCTGATGAGGGCAGCTAGGCATTTTCAAGCTAGTCGACCGCCAGTTTGGTCTTGGTCCAATGAGCGAGGTGCTGCTCTAGTCAGGATGTCGGAATTGCTGCCGACTATCACCGAAAGGACTCAGGAGAATATTATGATTGAAAacatccgaaaaagtcacccGCAAAAAGTGGCACCTGAAGTTattgaactaaaaaaagactTGACTGTCAAATCTCTGGCTGCAGGATTCTCAAAATTCATCAGCCTTTGTTCTCCAG AAAATATACGGCAATTTTGGCTACAGGATAACAATTTTTACTCGTTACTTGAAGGCACCAAGTGGCTTAAATCTGTTTCCTACTGTCTTGAAAAATCGGTAGAAGCTAGTAAATATCTGAGCACCGGAACATCGGTAGTTTTGCAAG aagggGACAGCAGAGATTTATGTTGCATAATTTCGAGCTTAGTGCAATTACTACTCGACCCTTATTTCCGGACCATTACCGGGTTTCAATCGCTTATACAAAAAGAATGGGTGGCTGCTGGGCATCCATTCTGTGATCGACTCGGGCATATTATAAAAGCAAATTCAGATAGG TCGCCGCTGCTTCTCCTCTATCTTGACTGCGTATGGCAACTGtgtcgccaatttccagccgAATTTGAATTTACCGAAACCTACCTCACTACGTTATGGGACTCAGCGCATATTTGTATCTTTGACACATTCATATTTAACTGTGAAAAAGATCGCTATGACGCTGCTGTG GACCCCGGAAACCCTCTGGTGTTGCGAAGTGTGTGGGATTGGAGAGAGCAATTTAACGACTCAGACATACTTCTATTCTACAACCCTCTATACAGTGCGTTGCCTGCAAAAAGTGGAAAGTCTAACTTAGAACCAGTGTACAATATTCCCTGTCTCGAATTATGGTCGCAATGTTACTTCAGATGGATACCGCCGCTTGAAATTCGGAATGGAGGTAGAAATCACATAGAACTGTACTCCAGAATTGTGCAAAACGATATAAATCAACTGAAAGTCAATGCCAACGGAAGCTGTGGCTCCCCCGTGGATAAGGTGACAACGTATTTAGTGCAGATGAACATAGATAGCTTCTACCCTTTCAGCAATAAAAAATCCGGTAACGTTATAAGTACCCCTATTTTGAACAGTTCCACCCTTGTAACAGAGAGCTTATTCGACGTGCAGTCGCTGGTCACAGCACCCGACTAA
- the LOC105687801 gene encoding aldehyde dehydrogenase, mitochondrial, producing MFRLLNRVKFGSCASYSTAPAIPAPETTPAILYSGIFINNEWHRSKSGKTFPTINPSTGATITDVQEGDAADINIAVQAAKNAFKLGSPWRTMDASHRGVLLHKLADLMERDRKYLASLETLDNGKPYAVAYAVDLPASIASLRYYAGWADKNHGKVLPMDGNFFSFTRHEPVGVCGQIIPWNFPLLMMAWKLGPALATGNVIVLKPAEQTALTALYVAQLTKEAGFPDGVINVVPGYGKAGAALVAHDEVDKIAFTGSTEVGKLIQQGSGTGKLKRTTLELGGKSPNIIFKDADLDHAVESAHFALFFNMGQCCCAGSRTYVEDAIYDEFVERSAARAKKRTVGDPFDLKIEQGPQVDEEQMNKILGLIKTGKTQGAKLVAGGERVGDKGCFVAPTVFADVQDNMTIAKEEIFGPVQQILKFSQLDEIIERANNSDYGLAAGIFTKDLDKANHVIQGLRAGTVWVNTYNMMAPQVPFGGYKMSGHGREMGEYGLEAYTEVKSVIMKVNQKNS from the exons ATGTTTCGTTTACTCAATAGAGTAAAATTCGGGTCTTGCGCCTCGTATTCCACCGCTCCGGCCATCCCCGCACCTGAAACAACACCAGCAATTCTGTACAGCGGA atttttataaataacgaATGGCACcgttcaaagtccggaaaaacTTTCCCGACGATAAATCCGTCAACTGGAGCGACAATAACCGACGTCCAGGAGGGTGACGCCGCGGATATCAACATCGCCGTACAGGCAGCGAAAAATGCCTTCAAACTGGGCTCGCCCTGGAGAACGATGGACGCCTCTCACAGAGGAGTCCTCCTGCACAAGTTAGCTGACCTCATGGAACGAGACCGAAAATATCTCGcg TCACTGGAGACTCTAGATAATGGAAAACCTTATGCGGTAGCGTACGCGGTTGATCTTCCAGCGAGCATTGCTAGTCTTCGTTATTATGCTGGTTGGGCAGATAAAAATCACGGAAAAGTCCTTCCAATGGATGGAAACTTTTTCAGTTTCACCAGACACGAACCTGTGGGAGTCTGCGGGCAGATTATTCCATGGAATTTCCCACTTCTTATGATGGCCTGGAAGTTGGGTCCCGCATTGGCAACTG GTAATGTGATTGTCCTGAAACCTGCAGAGCAGACAGCTCTGACTGCCTTGTATGTTGCACAACTCACTAAAGAGGCTGGATTTCCTGATGGAGTGATAAACGTTGTACCTGGATATGGGAAAGCAGGGGCTGCACTCGTTGCACACGATGAGGTTGACAAAATAGCGTTTACAGGTTCAACGGAAGTGGGGAAACTCATTCAGCAAGGATCTGGCAcaggaaaattgaagagaactACTTTAGAATTGGGTGGAAAATCAcccaatattattttcaaagatgCGGACTTGGATCACGCCGTAGAGTCGGCCCActttgctttatttttcaacatg GGTCAATGCTGCTGCGCCGGCTCTAGAACTTATGTAGAGGACGCGATCTACGATGAATTTGTGGAGAGAAGTGCAGCTAGGGCAAAAAAGAGGACTGTTGGAGATCCGTTTGACCTGAAAATAGAGCAAGGACCACAAGTAGATGAAGAACAGATGAACAAAATTCTAGGATTGATTAAGACAGGAAAAACTCAGGGTGCCAAGCTCGTTGCAGGTGGAGAAAGAGTCGGAGATAAAGGCTGTTTTGTGGCGCCAACTGTTTTCGCAGACGTCCAGGATAATATGACCATTGCCAAGGAGGAA atttttggGCCTGTTCAACAGATTCTGAAGTTCAGTCAACTGGATGAAATCATTGAGCGTGCAAACAACAGTGACTATGGTTTGGCAGCTGGTATTTTCACCAAAGACCTCGACAAGGCGAATCATGTAATTCAGGGGTTGAGAGCTGGAACTGTTTG GGTGAATACGTACAATATGATGGCACCTCAGGTTCCATTTGGAGGATACAAAATGTCTGGACATGGAAGAGAAATGGGAGAATATGGCCTGGAAGCGTACACTGAAGTGAAGAGTGTGATCATGAAAGTCAACCAAAAGAACAGTTAA